TAACTTAAATTAGATAATTACTCGATTAATTCGAGTTAAAGGAGAATATCATGGCAGAAGCAAAAGATAAGACCGCAGAGGTCGCAGAAGAAGCAAAGACCGAAATTCCTAAGAAGTTTGAGAAGCTGGTAAAAGAGATCGAGACTCTCAGCACACTGGACTTGAGCGAGCTAGTTAAAGTTCTAGAGGACCACTTCGGTGTGTCAGCCGCCGCTCCAGCCGCCGCCGCTGCAGCTCCAGCTGCTGAAGCTGGCGAAGCTGCCGAGGAAAAGAGTGAGTTCACTGTAACTCTAACCGATGCCGGCGCTAGCAAGATCAACGTCATCAAGGCGGTACGAGAGATCACTGGCTTAGGTTTAGCCGAGAGTAAGGCCATTGTTGATGGTGCTCCGAAAGCCGTCAAAGAGAACGTAGCGAAGGACGAAGCTGAAGATGCTAAGTCTAAGCTCGAAGAAGCTGGCGCTACCGTCGAGCTAGCCTAAGCTAACTCAGACATCGCGCGAAACATTATACTGCTCGGGCAAGGGTCCCGAGCAGTTTTTGTACTCGGCGCCAGACCGGGATAGTAGCTTGTATAAATGTTTTGACTTTTGTATAGTAAAACTGATACAGTGATGGGGAAATAAAGTTAGGGAGCTTTATTCTACGTTTTATTAATTAGGACACAAACATGACAGACATAGCAGACAAACAGCTAAAACGCTTGCGGGCGTTGCTTGACGAAGCAGAAACAAGTGTAGCAGCAGCCAAAGAGCTGCTGATTAGTCTTGTCGGTGACGAGGAGACCGTAACACCCAGTTCTAGTGAGCAGGAAATCGGTAAGGTAATTGAAGGTGTGTTTGACGGTCAGAATATGATTGGACCGGATGGTAAGACCTACCCGGTACCGGCCAACTATGCCTCTAAGTCAAAGCTAGTTCAGGGTGATATCCTAAAACTAACCATCGCCGATGACGGAACTTTTATCTAC
Above is a genomic segment from Candidatus Saccharimonadales bacterium containing:
- the rplL gene encoding 50S ribosomal protein L7/L12 translates to MAEAKDKTAEVAEEAKTEIPKKFEKLVKEIETLSTLDLSELVKVLEDHFGVSAAAPAAAAAAPAAEAGEAAEEKSEFTVTLTDAGASKINVIKAVREITGLGLAESKAIVDGAPKAVKENVAKDEAEDAKSKLEEAGATVELA